From Chryseobacterium gallinarum, one genomic window encodes:
- a CDS encoding SIR2 family NAD-dependent protein deacylase, with protein MKKLTILSGAGISAESGIKTFRDGDGLWENHNVTDVASPEGWRKDRALVLEFYNQRRRQLHEVQPNDAHKLLAELEKYFDVQIITQNIDDLHERAGSTNILHIHGELFKSCSCNDKSLIYEQKGDINIGDKAEDGAQLRPFIVWFGEDVPLYQTAREIVKESDILLVIGTSLQVYPAAGLIHDIKDDCLLIVINPNETGFGYGQRAVVIKETATQGMKLLFDKLVNLA; from the coding sequence ATGAAAAAACTAACCATATTAAGCGGTGCCGGAATCAGTGCCGAAAGCGGAATAAAAACTTTCAGAGACGGAGACGGTCTTTGGGAAAACCATAATGTAACGGATGTGGCAAGTCCGGAAGGATGGAGAAAAGATCGGGCTTTGGTCTTGGAGTTTTATAACCAGAGAAGACGCCAGCTTCATGAAGTACAGCCTAATGATGCCCATAAGCTATTGGCAGAACTGGAAAAGTATTTTGATGTACAGATCATTACCCAAAATATTGATGACCTTCATGAAAGAGCAGGTTCTACCAATATTCTTCACATTCATGGAGAATTATTCAAGTCTTGTTCGTGCAACGATAAAAGCCTGATTTATGAACAGAAAGGTGATATTAACATTGGAGACAAGGCGGAAGACGGAGCCCAATTAAGACCTTTTATTGTTTGGTTCGGAGAAGATGTTCCATTATATCAGACAGCAAGGGAAATCGTAAAAGAATCAGATATTTTATTGGTTATTGGCACTTCCCTCCAGGTATATCCGGCAGCAGGACTCATCCATGATATCAAAGATGACTGTCTTCTGATTGTTATCAATCCCAATGAAACAGGATTTGGCTACGGACAACGGGCTGTGGTGATAAAAGAAACGGCAACCCAGGGAATGAAACTGTTATTTGATAAGCTGGTAAATCTTGCATGA
- a CDS encoding ADP-ribosylglycohydrolase family protein produces the protein MIENKVKAGILGVCIGDALGVPVEFKTREDLKRNPVTKMLEYMSWNQPKGTWSDDSSLTLCLAEELTKSYDLEKIGQSFVKWYKYGHWTAHGKLFDIGGTTRHAIARLVKGESARLSGDIFEEDNGNGSLMRILPLAFYLRKEEDIQKVYKTVQEVSAITHGHFRSVFACFIYVVFAIQLINGKSKKDAYTLTQQLVLEYSDFQGFNPKEIELFYRVLKNDISRYSEDEIRSGGYVLHSLEASLWCFLNSGDFPEAVLKAVNLGEDTDTTGAITGGLAGIYYGFENIPQEWIDELARKGDIEQLCGKLQQKLMN, from the coding sequence ATGATAGAAAATAAAGTAAAAGCCGGTATTTTGGGTGTTTGCATTGGAGATGCCCTCGGTGTTCCGGTAGAATTCAAAACAAGAGAAGATCTGAAAAGAAATCCGGTAACAAAAATGCTGGAATACATGTCCTGGAATCAACCCAAAGGAACCTGGAGTGATGACAGTTCTCTTACGCTTTGCCTTGCGGAAGAACTTACCAAAAGTTACGACCTGGAAAAGATCGGACAGAGCTTTGTAAAATGGTATAAATACGGGCACTGGACCGCTCATGGAAAACTTTTTGATATCGGAGGTACTACAAGACATGCCATTGCAAGGTTGGTAAAAGGAGAAAGTGCCAGGCTCTCAGGAGATATTTTTGAAGAAGACAATGGAAACGGATCGTTAATGAGAATCCTTCCCCTTGCTTTTTATCTCAGAAAAGAAGAAGACATCCAGAAGGTCTATAAGACCGTACAAGAAGTTTCAGCAATTACCCATGGACATTTTCGTTCTGTATTTGCATGCTTTATATATGTGGTTTTTGCGATTCAATTAATAAATGGAAAAAGCAAAAAAGATGCCTATACGCTTACGCAGCAATTGGTGTTGGAATATTCAGATTTTCAAGGATTTAACCCGAAAGAGATTGAACTGTTTTATCGGGTGTTAAAAAATGATATTTCCAGGTATTCAGAAGACGAGATCAGGAGTGGCGGATACGTTCTTCATAGTTTAGAAGCCTCATTATGGTGTTTTTTAAACTCAGGAGATTTTCCGGAAGCTGTTTTGAAAGCTGTTAATTTAGGGGAAGACACAGATACTACGGGAGCCATCACAGGAGGTCTTGCCGGAATTTATTATGGTTTTGAAAATATTCCTCAGGAGTGGATTGATGAATTGGCGAGAAAGGGCGATATTGAGCAATTGTGTGGTAAGTTGCAACAAAAATTAATGAATTAA
- a CDS encoding DUF4291 domain-containing protein has protein sequence MNIRLKKYKEQLKVWPQQGHYIMAQYDDEKIVVYQSYRKEIGKFAVKKQFFGGGFSLERMTWIKPNFLWMMYRNGWGRKEDQEYVLAIHLKKDAFRKYLENAVYSSYNEKLGFSREEWQDHIKKSSVRLQWDPDHDPFGNKLERRAIQIGLRNEFIRSFAKDDIILIENISDFVKQQYQFVLNNDLENLIIPEEKPLLFDDEVLNRRLNLD, from the coding sequence ATGAATATCAGATTAAAAAAATATAAAGAACAGCTTAAGGTTTGGCCTCAACAAGGGCATTATATCATGGCTCAATATGATGATGAAAAGATTGTAGTGTATCAATCCTATAGAAAAGAAATAGGAAAATTTGCTGTTAAAAAACAATTCTTTGGCGGAGGTTTCAGCCTCGAAAGAATGACTTGGATAAAACCTAATTTTCTTTGGATGATGTACCGTAATGGTTGGGGAAGAAAAGAAGATCAGGAGTACGTTTTGGCCATTCATTTGAAAAAAGATGCTTTCAGGAAATATCTGGAAAATGCAGTATATTCTTCTTACAATGAAAAGCTTGGATTCTCAAGAGAAGAATGGCAGGACCATATAAAAAAATCCTCAGTTAGATTACAATGGGATCCAGATCATGACCCATTTGGAAATAAATTGGAACGAAGAGCAATACAAATAGGTTTGCGGAATGAATTTATACGTTCTTTTGCCAAAGATGATATTATTTTAATTGAAAATATTTCAGATTTTGTGAAGCAACAATACCAGTTTGTATTAAATAATGATTTAGAAAACTTAATAATTCCTGAAGAAAAACCATTATTATTTGATGATGAGGTTTTAAATAGAAGATTGAACCTTGATTAA
- a CDS encoding M14 family metallopeptidase: MKLKYLLLTLSCSLIFAQKSFQTPFEKGNGNQTVTYDEMNAYYNDLAKSFNSIQYLKKGEDDNGKPIYVVIYNPFPEKNIDKLRKSKAILFVNNGIHPGEPDGIDATMMLMRDLATKKIKTPQNFIIAAISAYNISGMLNRGSYSRANQNGPEQYGFRGNARNYDLNRDFIKADSKNARSFQEIYQWLKPDVFIDNHVSNGADYQYTFTYISTFKERLGNVLGNYFYNVYQAKNLDDMKKLGYESTPYVNIHGDVPEVGFAAFEDSPRYSTGYASLFNSLGTVPETHMLKPYDKRVDATYKYMLVNLENLDKDYSKIKQLRLDNLKQYQAGKQYGIRWKIDSTKFSTMDFKGYEGKYKPSEISGKPRLYYDRNKPFTKNIKLFTTAVPTGYITIPKYYVIPQAQYRVLDEFKRNGIQMKPLQKDSTIAVESYRIKDFKTVKNPYEGHYLHYETTVDTTSRNLGFAAGDYLVPTDQSGVKYIIETLEPEALDSFFNWNFFDGILAQKEYYSAYIFEDTAAELLKKDKKLKAAFEAAKASDKKLLEDGTAQLDWIYKNSPYFEEKTFRQYPIYRVL; encoded by the coding sequence ATGAAACTGAAATATCTGTTACTCACGCTTAGCTGTTCCTTAATCTTTGCCCAAAAATCATTTCAGACTCCTTTTGAAAAAGGAAATGGCAATCAGACCGTTACTTATGATGAAATGAATGCTTATTACAATGATCTGGCAAAAAGTTTTAACAGTATTCAGTATCTGAAAAAAGGAGAAGATGATAATGGAAAACCTATCTATGTAGTAATTTACAATCCCTTTCCTGAAAAAAATATTGATAAACTGAGAAAAAGTAAAGCCATACTTTTCGTCAATAACGGAATCCATCCCGGAGAACCCGACGGAATAGATGCCACGATGATGCTGATGAGAGACCTTGCAACTAAAAAAATTAAGACTCCCCAAAACTTTATTATTGCTGCTATTTCAGCCTATAATATCAGCGGAATGCTGAACAGGGGATCTTATTCCAGGGCCAATCAGAATGGGCCGGAACAGTATGGCTTCAGGGGGAATGCGAGAAACTATGACCTGAACAGGGATTTCATCAAAGCAGACTCTAAAAACGCAAGAAGTTTCCAGGAGATTTATCAATGGCTGAAACCGGATGTTTTTATCGATAACCATGTCAGTAACGGAGCCGATTATCAATATACCTTTACCTATATTTCTACATTTAAAGAACGTCTGGGAAATGTTCTCGGCAATTATTTTTATAATGTATATCAGGCTAAAAACCTTGATGATATGAAAAAACTAGGCTATGAAAGCACTCCTTATGTAAACATTCACGGGGATGTTCCGGAAGTAGGCTTTGCTGCTTTTGAAGACTCTCCTAGATATTCTACAGGGTATGCTTCGTTATTCAATTCTTTAGGAACGGTACCTGAAACCCACATGCTGAAGCCTTATGACAAAAGAGTAGATGCTACCTACAAATACATGTTGGTAAATCTTGAAAATCTGGATAAAGATTACAGCAAAATAAAACAACTGCGCCTTGATAATTTAAAGCAATATCAGGCAGGGAAACAATATGGAATCCGTTGGAAAATTGACTCTACGAAATTTTCTACGATGGATTTCAAAGGATATGAAGGAAAGTATAAACCCAGTGAAATTTCCGGGAAGCCAAGATTATATTATGATAGAAATAAGCCGTTTACAAAAAATATAAAACTGTTTACTACAGCCGTTCCTACAGGATATATCACAATTCCTAAATACTATGTAATCCCACAGGCACAATACCGGGTTTTGGATGAATTTAAAAGAAACGGAATTCAAATGAAACCCTTACAGAAGGATAGTACAATTGCTGTAGAATCATATAGGATTAAAGATTTTAAAACCGTTAAAAACCCGTATGAAGGCCACTATCTGCATTATGAAACGACGGTAGATACCACCAGTAGGAACCTCGGGTTTGCTGCCGGAGATTATTTAGTTCCTACAGATCAGTCTGGGGTAAAATATATCATAGAAACACTTGAGCCGGAAGCGTTAGACTCATTTTTCAACTGGAATTTTTTTGATGGAATCCTGGCTCAGAAGGAATATTATTCTGCTTATATTTTTGAAGATACCGCCGCTGAATTGCTGAAGAAGGATAAAAAACTGAAAGCGGCATTTGAAGCTGCAAAAGCTTCAGATAAAAAATTGTTGGAAGATGGGACTGCTCAATTGGACTGGATCTACAAAAATTCGCCTTATTTTGAAGAAAAAACGTTCAGACAGTATCCTATATATAGAGTTTTATAA
- a CDS encoding adenylosuccinate synthetase — MKTAQIVIGLGFGDEGKGITTDFLARQNPGAVVIRFSGGQQAAHTVMIDDKKHIHSSFASGALRGLPSYFTEHCTIYPIFLLNEREELKTKSGNIELHIHPLAKVTTPFDIWQNRTNTKNLEHGTCGKGIGATMKRHESPYKLFAIDLIAPRTMLVEKLKGIAYYYGFMDDHQIEEELRTFLQVIDLIDWKIDDYSYLKSFDHLIFEGSQGILLDMDHGIFPNVTYAHTTSKNAYEICRQLNIEAIEMFYITRSYATRHGNGWMSNENAMVLKNNEEETCTFNEYQKELRVGELDYKLLNYALKLDAAYSCSTKKNLVVTCLDQIDDEFKVDKLEVKFDNIYGSYSPYSKDFKKLF, encoded by the coding sequence ATGAAAACGGCACAAATAGTTATAGGATTAGGATTTGGTGATGAAGGCAAGGGAATCACTACTGACTTTCTTGCCCGTCAGAATCCGGGAGCAGTTGTGATAAGGTTTTCCGGGGGCCAACAGGCGGCACATACGGTGATGATTGATGATAAAAAACATATTCATTCCAGTTTTGCAAGTGGAGCTCTTCGCGGATTGCCGTCCTATTTTACTGAACATTGTACAATTTATCCCATTTTCTTATTGAATGAAAGAGAAGAATTAAAAACAAAAAGCGGAAATATAGAGCTGCACATACATCCATTGGCAAAAGTGACCACACCGTTTGATATATGGCAAAACAGGACCAATACAAAAAACCTGGAACATGGTACCTGTGGAAAGGGAATAGGCGCTACCATGAAAAGACACGAAAGCCCCTATAAACTATTTGCCATAGATTTAATAGCTCCCAGAACAATGCTGGTTGAAAAGTTGAAAGGTATTGCTTATTACTATGGCTTTATGGATGATCATCAGATCGAAGAAGAATTGCGGACTTTTTTACAAGTTATAGATTTAATAGATTGGAAAATAGATGATTATTCCTATTTAAAATCATTTGATCATCTTATATTTGAAGGAAGCCAGGGGATCTTACTGGATATGGATCATGGTATTTTTCCCAATGTGACCTATGCTCATACGACCTCAAAAAACGCATATGAAATCTGCAGACAATTGAATATTGAAGCCATAGAAATGTTTTATATCACAAGAAGTTATGCAACACGCCACGGAAATGGATGGATGAGCAACGAAAACGCAATGGTATTAAAAAATAATGAAGAAGAAACCTGTACTTTTAACGAATACCAGAAGGAGCTCAGAGTAGGTGAACTAGATTATAAACTGTTGAATTATGCTTTAAAACTAGATGCAGCCTATAGCTGTTCAACAAAGAAAAATCTTGTGGTGACTTGCCTGGACCAGATTGATGATGAATTTAAGGTGGATAAACTGGAAGTGAAATTTGATAATATTTATGGTTCATATTCCCCATATTCAAAAGATTTTAAAAAGCTTTTTTGA
- a CDS encoding NADAR family protein, producing MKYTVQNITERFQKKERLKFLFFWGHTVKDEITKSCFSQWFPGRFEENGIVYNTAEHYMMAGKARLFNDSEILKQILEAKTPNQAKTLGRKVKNFDPKIWDEQKYEIVKAGNLLKFSQNQRFKSFLLSTNNKVLVEASPYDKIWGIGMLETDKRAENPLLWNGENLLGFALMEVRDLLKEEREIINDE from the coding sequence ATGAAATATACTGTACAAAATATTACAGAAAGATTTCAGAAAAAAGAAAGGCTAAAGTTTTTGTTTTTCTGGGGACATACTGTAAAAGATGAAATTACAAAATCGTGTTTTAGTCAGTGGTTTCCCGGAAGGTTTGAAGAAAACGGGATAGTTTATAATACTGCTGAACATTATATGATGGCCGGAAAAGCAAGACTTTTTAATGATTCAGAAATACTAAAGCAGATTTTAGAAGCTAAAACTCCCAATCAGGCAAAAACTTTAGGCAGGAAAGTAAAAAACTTTGATCCGAAGATTTGGGATGAACAGAAATATGAGATAGTAAAAGCAGGAAATCTTTTAAAATTTTCTCAAAATCAGAGATTTAAATCATTTCTTTTGTCTACCAATAATAAAGTTTTAGTAGAAGCAAGTCCGTATGATAAAATCTGGGGTATCGGAATGCTGGAAACAGATAAGAGGGCAGAAAATCCTTTACTATGGAATGGAGAAAATCTGCTAGGATTTGCGTTAATGGAGGTAAGGGATCTATTGAAAGAGGAAAGGGAAATCATTAATGATGAGTAA
- a CDS encoding NUDIX hydrolase, which produces MESPKKLQDIKVAVDAVIFGYFDKRDLQILLIKRKIEPFKGGWALPGGLVLDDENLDDAVKRELHEEAGIKPDFLEQLYTFGDVGRDPRNRVVSVAYLGLVNPSYHELFADSDADDAQWFSINKLPKVAFDHKSIIEVALKRLRTKIQYQPVGFNLLNEEFPFSDLENLYKTILGQEIDRRNFRKKIMSYGLLNETNNVKKEGSGRPGKLFTFNQQKYKELEEQGFYFEIK; this is translated from the coding sequence ATGGAATCTCCAAAAAAATTACAGGATATTAAAGTCGCGGTAGATGCCGTTATTTTCGGGTATTTCGATAAAAGGGATCTACAGATTCTTTTAATCAAAAGAAAAATAGAACCTTTCAAAGGAGGCTGGGCCCTTCCGGGAGGTCTTGTGTTGGACGATGAGAATCTGGATGATGCCGTAAAAAGGGAATTACATGAAGAGGCAGGCATAAAGCCCGATTTTTTAGAACAACTCTATACATTTGGAGATGTTGGCCGTGACCCAAGAAACAGGGTGGTTTCTGTGGCTTATTTGGGGCTTGTAAATCCTTCCTATCACGAATTGTTTGCAGATTCTGATGCAGATGATGCACAGTGGTTCAGTATCAATAAACTTCCTAAGGTCGCCTTTGATCATAAAAGCATCATTGAAGTCGCTTTAAAAAGGCTGCGTACAAAAATACAATACCAGCCGGTCGGCTTTAATCTTCTTAATGAAGAATTTCCTTTTTCAGACCTTGAAAATCTTTACAAAACTATTCTAGGACAAGAGATAGACCGGAGAAACTTCCGCAAAAAAATAATGAGCTATGGGCTTCTTAATGAAACCAACAACGTTAAAAAAGAGGGAAGCGGAAGACCGGGTAAGTTATTTACTTTCAATCAGCAGAAGTATAAAGAATTAGAAGAACAAGGGTTTTATTTTGAGATAAAATAA
- a CDS encoding T9SS-dependent choice-of-anchor J family protein, translated as MKKIYQLLMGLCLLPSGIVAQYTQSFDSATMPSDWTIINGGDPGTWKTWSTYDSNFNSPHSGSHFLGLKYGSTAHDDYAVSPAITITAGVSDKLTFWARNRGSGLAEKFDVRISTTTPTAAALTDTLAALVTPPETWTQYTYDLTPYAGQTIHIAFYSSTNDIWFVGIDDFEVSGNNLSVADVTKHKASVYPNPVKDILTIKSEGKISEISLFDLTGKLQKKEKMNSANATINVSDLSTGNYLLKIKEEGKEKIYKIIKE; from the coding sequence ATGAAAAAGATTTATCAATTATTGATGGGATTATGCCTTCTGCCTTCAGGTATCGTAGCGCAATATACCCAAAGTTTTGATTCAGCAACAATGCCATCAGATTGGACGATTATTAATGGTGGTGATCCCGGAACCTGGAAAACATGGAGCACTTATGATAGCAACTTTAATAGCCCGCATTCCGGGTCTCATTTTTTAGGTTTGAAATATGGAAGCACTGCACATGATGATTATGCTGTAAGCCCTGCAATAACCATAACGGCAGGAGTATCAGATAAATTAACTTTCTGGGCCCGAAACAGAGGCTCCGGACTCGCTGAAAAATTTGATGTCAGAATATCAACAACGACTCCGACAGCAGCAGCGCTTACCGATACACTGGCGGCTTTGGTAACACCACCCGAAACGTGGACCCAATATACATATGATTTAACTCCTTATGCTGGACAAACAATTCATATCGCATTCTATTCATCCACGAACGATATCTGGTTCGTCGGAATAGATGATTTTGAGGTATCCGGAAATAATCTAAGTGTTGCTGACGTAACTAAACATAAAGCCTCCGTCTATCCTAATCCGGTGAAAGATATTTTAACGATCAAAAGTGAAGGCAAAATCTCAGAAATAAGCCTGTTTGATCTCACCGGAAAATTACAGAAAAAAGAAAAGATGAACTCAGCTAATGCCACAATCAATGTAAGCGATCTGTCTACAGGTAATTATCTACTTAAAATCAAGGAAGAAGGGAAAGAAAAAATTTATAAAATAATAAAAGAATAA
- a CDS encoding metallophosphoesterase family protein produces MGRTLVIGDIHGGLKALQQVLERADVRENDQLIFLGDYVDGWSESSQVIRFLIELSEKQDCIFIKGNHDAWTEDWLNSGNEPDVWLFNGGKSTVESYAGYSPEDRNIHLEFFQRMKNYYIDEQNYLFIHAGYSSMHGPEKEVYSSNYRWDRTLWETAVAMDKKLEKNSELYPKRLLLYKEIFIGHTPTLHIGSKTPVNKANIWNLDTGAAFTGALSIMDIDTKEFWQSDVLPSLYPNENGRNG; encoded by the coding sequence ATGGGCAGAACATTAGTCATAGGAGACATTCATGGAGGCCTTAAGGCCTTGCAACAAGTTTTGGAAAGGGCAGACGTTAGAGAAAATGACCAGCTTATCTTTCTTGGAGATTATGTAGATGGATGGAGTGAGTCTTCACAGGTGATTCGGTTTTTAATTGAGCTTTCAGAAAAGCAAGATTGTATATTTATTAAAGGCAATCATGATGCCTGGACGGAAGATTGGCTCAATTCCGGAAATGAGCCGGATGTATGGCTTTTTAACGGTGGAAAAAGTACTGTTGAAAGCTATGCCGGCTATTCTCCAGAAGACAGAAACATCCATCTTGAGTTCTTTCAACGGATGAAAAACTACTATATCGATGAACAAAACTATCTGTTCATTCATGCAGGCTATTCTTCTATGCATGGGCCGGAAAAAGAAGTATATTCCAGCAATTACCGTTGGGACAGAACCCTTTGGGAAACCGCAGTTGCAATGGATAAAAAGCTTGAGAAAAATTCAGAACTCTATCCCAAGAGACTGCTTTTATATAAAGAAATATTTATCGGGCATACTCCAACCCTGCATATTGGGAGTAAAACGCCTGTAAATAAAGCTAATATCTGGAATTTGGATACCGGAGCAGCCTTTACCGGAGCCTTATCCATTATGGATATTGATACTAAAGAATTCTGGCAAAGTGATGTACTGCCATCCTTATATCCTAATGAAAATGGACGCAACGGATGA
- a CDS encoding RNA 2'-phosphotransferase, whose amino-acid sequence MNEIEKKKISKFLSLILRHQPENIDLKLDENGWANVEELREKSAKKNMCFTLDELDEVVETNNKKRFAFNEDKTMIRASQGHSIDIDLALEAQQPPDFLYHGTAETNIPSILNNGIEKRTRQHVHLSADKETATRVGMRHGKPVILTIRSGKMYEDGLSFYLSANGVWLTDFVDAKYISK is encoded by the coding sequence ATGAATGAAATAGAAAAGAAAAAAATAAGTAAATTTTTAAGCCTGATTCTGAGGCATCAACCGGAAAATATAGATTTAAAGTTAGATGAGAACGGTTGGGCTAATGTTGAAGAATTGAGAGAAAAATCAGCAAAAAAGAATATGTGTTTCACATTAGATGAATTAGATGAGGTAGTGGAAACCAATAATAAAAAACGATTTGCTTTTAATGAAGATAAAACCATGATCAGAGCAAGTCAGGGACATTCTATTGATATAGACCTGGCTCTGGAAGCACAACAGCCACCGGATTTCCTATACCATGGAACAGCGGAAACCAATATCCCTTCCATTTTGAACAACGGGATTGAAAAAAGAACTCGTCAGCATGTGCATTTAAGTGCTGATAAAGAGACCGCTACAAGAGTGGGGATGAGACATGGAAAACCTGTAATTCTTACAATCAGAAGCGGAAAGATGTATGAGGACGGGTTATCTTTCTATCTTTCGGCAAACGGAGTCTGGCTGACAGACTTTGTAGATGCAAAATATATTTCAAAGTAA
- a CDS encoding cupin-like domain-containing protein, translated as MGIILKPIDVVDDISKEDFYEKYLKPRRPVVIRNMAKKWPAYQKWTMEYMKEVVGDVEVPLYDSSKADPSAPINASAAKMKFGDYIDLIQREPTDLRIFLFDPIKYAPKLLEDYISPKELMGGFLDKYPNMFFGGKGSVTFLHFDIDMAHIFHTHFNGRKHILLFDYKWKERLYQIPYATYALEDYDIENPDFTKFPALNGVEGIECFLEHGDTLFMPTGWWHWMKYLDGSFSISLRAWDKSWAVKAHSLWNLTVQRKFDDIMKSNFKKKYMDWKEKVAIKRAELALKRGLPR; from the coding sequence ATGGGAATAATTTTAAAGCCTATAGATGTTGTAGATGACATTTCAAAAGAAGATTTCTACGAAAAATATCTAAAGCCAAGAAGGCCCGTTGTCATCAGGAATATGGCAAAAAAATGGCCTGCTTACCAAAAATGGACGATGGAATATATGAAGGAGGTTGTAGGAGATGTGGAGGTCCCGCTATATGATAGCTCAAAGGCTGATCCTTCTGCTCCCATCAACGCTTCTGCTGCGAAAATGAAATTCGGGGATTATATAGACCTTATCCAACGGGAGCCTACGGATCTCAGAATTTTCCTTTTCGATCCTATAAAGTATGCCCCGAAACTTTTGGAAGACTATATTTCTCCTAAAGAATTAATGGGAGGTTTCCTGGATAAATATCCCAATATGTTTTTTGGGGGTAAAGGCTCTGTAACATTCCTTCATTTTGATATTGATATGGCTCACATTTTCCATACTCACTTCAACGGAAGAAAACATATCCTTCTTTTTGACTATAAATGGAAGGAAAGGTTATATCAGATTCCTTATGCAACATATGCTCTGGAAGATTATGACATCGAAAATCCTGATTTTACCAAATTCCCTGCTTTGAATGGTGTAGAAGGAATAGAATGTTTCCTTGAACATGGTGATACGCTATTTATGCCTACCGGATGGTGGCATTGGATGAAATACCTGGACGGTTCTTTTTCCATCTCACTAAGGGCATGGGACAAATCATGGGCCGTAAAGGCACATTCGTTATGGAACCTGACGGTACAGCGTAAGTTTGACGACATAATGAAGTCTAATTTCAAAAAGAAATATATGGACTGGAAGGAGAAAGTCGCCATTAAAAGAGCAGAACTAGCCTTAAAAAGAGGTTTACCAAGATAA